The window AGCTATATATTGACTATATATGAAGCTTCTGGCGGGGAGCGACACCGCCCGAACCGCTCGCGTGCTTCGTCCTGGGTCTCGTCTCGAGCGTGGCGGGCCGAACTGCTCAGTCGGCGGCGGGGACGTGACCGAGGTCCTGTCCGGTCTGGGTGCGTTCGACCGCTCCGCCACACGCCGGGCACGAGTCCAGTCGGCGCGCGACGAGCGTCTTCTCACAGCCGGGACAGGTGTAGAGCCGGGCCGACTCGTTCGTCTCCGCTCCCGCCCCGGCGACCGCAGTCGAGTGGTTCGCGGGGGTCTCCGATCCGAACCGGTCGGCGAGCCACTCCCGGAGGGACCGTCTCACTGAGAGACGACCCCAGGCGTCTGCGACCGGGCGGTGTCGAGTCGGCGGCGGAACAGCGTGGCCGCCTCGTAGTTCGGGCCCGGTTCGATCCACAGGTCGTCGCGGTCCCACACGACGACCCCCGTGTGAGCGAGTTTCGGCAGATGGACGTGATGGAGCGTCGTCCGTAACGGTTCGTCAGTGCTGTCGTGGAGCGCCGACAGGATCGTCTCGTAGTCGATCCGGGCGCGACAACTCCCGTCGAGGAAGGCGAGCAATCGTCGCCGGGTTGGCTGGCAGAGAAGGTCGTGTAAGCGGGTTGCGTCGAGAGAGTCACTCGTCACTCGTCGATGTACGCTGTCGGCGTGGGTACGGGCCGGGGCCGATATGTGAACCCTTTATATCGAGGCCTCGGGCTCGTGGTCCGGCGGCGTGACCGTCAGCGCGGTCTCGACCCACGTCTGGTGTGCCCGCCGGAGTCGCTGTGAGACCGACTGGCTCGACACGCCCAGCGCCTCGCCCACGTCGGCGAGGGTGGCCCGCCGTGGGGTCTCGAAGTAGCCGAGGTTCCACGCGGTGGTCAGGGCGTCGGCCTGCTTCTCGGTGAGACCGTGGCGTGCCCCGACGTGGTCCGCGTCGGGGTCGTACAGTCGGAGCAGCGTGAAGTCGATCTCGTTCCGGTCACAGTAGTCACGGAACACGTGGAGGCTCTCCCGGTCGTCGAACCGCATCCGGAGTTCCCACGCGCCGTGTTGGCCGGTCGCCTCGACGATCACCGCGCCGGCGTCGGTGTACGCGAAGGCGACCGCGTCGATCCGGTCGGTCCAGTCGGCCCGGTACAGCGCGGCCTGCTCGAAGACGTCGAGTCGGTCGAGGTTCGTCACCGACGGGTCCTCGCGTGCGACCGCGTCGAAGGTGTCGAGTGCACAGTCGCTGACCCAGAAGTACGGCGTCAACACCTCCTTCGCCGCCGCCACGCGTTCGATCTCGATCACCGCACTCGGACTCTCGGCCAGCGTCTGCTCGAACGCGAACAGCTCTGCCGGGATTCGGAACTCCGCGACCACGGTCATGTCCGGCCGTACGGCAGCCCCCCGTATCAGTGGGTGTGAGCCGACACTGACACGACAACATTCCGAGACGCATCGGCCGACGAACGCTCCGGCTCAGGCCGGGTCGAGTCGGAACAGCGAGTCGCCGCCGTCTCTCGCCTCACACGCGACGAACAGCGCGCCGTCACCGACCGCGAGTCCCTGGACGAAGTCGGCGTCGAGCGTCTGTGACCACCGCTCTGCGCCGAACGTGAGTCCACCACCGCCGGTCCCGCCCGCGAGGTCGTACGCGTGGATCGTGTCCTGACTCGGCACGTACAGCGTATCCCCGGCCGCGACCGGGGCCGTCGACCCGAAGTCCCCGCCGGCCCGCCACTGCAGGTTCTTGTCGTAGACGCGGAGCGCGGAGACCGAGTCCCACCCGGCGCTGTAGACCCACGAACTCGCCTTCACCGGCGGCGACCGGGCGTGTCGGCGCTCGGCCGTCCAGTCGGTCGTCCCGCCGTGGCCGTCCCGGAGGTTCGTGAGCGGGCCGCCGAAGGTGCTGACGACGACGCCGTTGTCCGCCGGGACGATCGCGTCGACCCGCGAGTCGACCTTCGTCCGCCACCACTCGTGGGGTCTGTCCCCGCTCGCCGTGCTGAAGGCGTACACCGCGCCACCGGTGGTGCCGACGTACAGCCCCGTGTGTCGGTGGGCGAGTCGCCGGACGCGCCCGAACACGTCGAGTCGCCAGCGCTCCTCGCCGGTCGCGGGGTCGAGACCGACCACGAGACCGTCTTCGCCACCGACGACGAGCGGCGAGTCGGCGTCGTCGAACGGGTCGCCGTACAGGTGCGGACTCACGTCGCCGGCGGCGACACCCGTGACGGTCCACAGGTCGTCTCCCGTCTCGGCGTCGACCGCGTGGACCGAGTCCTCGTCGAGCATCGTGACGTAGACGACGCCGTCGACGACGGTCGGCGGGGCCGGCCACGCCTGTTCGCCCGGTGCGTAGCGCCACAGCGTCTCGCCGGTCGCCGCGTCGAGGGCGGTGAGTCCCGCCATGCCGGGAGTGAAGACGGTCCCGTCGGCGACCGCCGGCGTCCGCACGTCGGCGTCCGGGTCCCGTGACCACCGTTCGGTGACGCCGGTTCGCGGCGCGACGGCGTCGGGCGCGTAGGCGGTGTTGGCGGGGTCGTGGCGGGCCATCGGCCAGTCGGTCGTCGCGTCGTCACCGGCCGAGAACGGATCGTCGGCTGCGAGACAGCCGGCAGTGCCGGCGAGGCCGGCACCGGCCAGGCCGGCGAGCAGGTCGCGTCTGGAGGGCATCGTCGGGAAGAGTGTCGCGTGCCTCAAGGCTGTTCCGGCAGCCGACTACCGCCGGGCGTGGCGAGCGTCTCGGCGTGGCTCCCGGACTGGTTCGCCCCGCCTCAGGAGGTTTCCGTCCCCGGGCCGAACCACGCGGCGTGAACGTCAGAACAATCGACCACGTGAACCTCCGCATCCCCGCAGACGGCGTCGAACCCGCCGTCGACTTCTACCGCGACCGACTGGGCTTCGAGATCGAGCGCCTCGACGCCTACCGTGCGGACGAGCAGTCCTTCTTCGACGTGCGTCTCGCGCCCGCCCACGTCGTCCACCTCTGGCCGACCGACGCCTTCGACCCACCCGAGGGGGAGCACTTCGACCACGTCGCACTGCTCGTCGACGAGGGGATCGACGAGATCGAGTCGGCACTCGAGGAGGCCGGTGTCGAGGTCGTGAACCGTCTCGACGCGCCGCTGGGTGCGACCGGAGAGGCACCGGCGGTGTACGTCGAGAACCCCTTCGGCTACCGGATCGAACTGAAGACGACCGTGGCGTGAGCCTCCGGGGATCGTCGGTCGCCGAGGAGAGTCACCGACCCTGCGCCGCCCGACGGTGGGCCTTCGACGCCAGCAGGAAGAAGGCGATCACGCCGACGAACAGCAGGACGACGACGAGCGTCGCGGTCCCGCCGCTGCCGTACTGCTCGGCGAGTGCCAGCGGACTCACGCTCAGACCGAAGACGCCGAGTCCGTAGCCGAGTCGGTCAGTGCGGTCCTCGAAGTCGAACACCGTGTCGAGCACCGACACCTCGAACGCGAGCAGGAAGTAGACGCTACTGGCGTACACCGCAGCGAGACCGAGCGCGAGGAACCAGTCGGCGACGAGCAGTTCGTGGACGCCGACGCCGAGGAGGAGTCCGGCGACGAGTGCCGTAGGGAGGGCGTTGTCCATACGACGACCGGCACGCCGTCGCACAAAAATCTACGGCCACCGGTGGGAGCGCCCGGTCACCCCTCGGCGAGCGCCCGGAGGCGTCGGTCGCCCTCCTCGGGGATCGGACCGTGACCCGGACAGACGTGCTTCAGTGGCCCGGTGCGGGCCGTCAGCGACCGAAGGCTCGCCCGCACCTGCGCGGTGTCGTAGCTGGTGAGCCACCCGGACGCGCGGAGGGTCTCGCCGACCGCGTAGGCCAGATCGCCGATGAACACCGCAGACAGCACCTCGTGGACGAACGCGACGTGGCCGGGCGTGTGTCCCGGCGTGTGCAGAACCCGGAAGCCGCCGACAGTGTCCTCGTCGGCGAGCGTGTGGATCGGCAGGTCGGGCAGCGTCAGTCGCCGGTAGTAGAGTCGGTGGAGCGCCTCGATGCCGTGGCGTGCGGTCCACGGCGGGAGCGCCTCGCCGGCGACGTAGGGTGCCTCGGCGCGGTGGACGAAGACCGGTGCGTCGAGTGCGGGCGTGAGCCGTGACAGCGTGCCGACGTGGTCGGCGTCGGCGTGCGTCAGCAGGACGCGGTCGACGTCGGCGAGGTCGTAACCCGCGTCGCGGACACCGGCCCGGACGGTCTGCTCGTCTGCAGGCCACCCGGCGTCGATCAGCGTCAGGTCGCCGTCGTCGACGAGGAAGACGTTCGGACGATCCAGCGTCGTGCAGTCGACGTGCCAGAGTCCCGGCGTGACCTGTGTCGCCATCGTCCGGGCTTCCGCCCGGGGCCTGATCGGTGTTTCGGCGACGACAGAACATCTTTGACTCGTCGGCCGGTACGTCCCGAGCCGTGTCGGACACAGACGCCCCCGAGTCGGCCGACCCGTCGCTCCTCGAACCGTTTCGTCACACGACGAGACAGCTCGTCCGGGGGGCGGCCGCGCTCGGCATCTGCGGCCACGAGACCGCCGAGTCGGTCGTCGAAGACGCCCTCCGAGCCTTCTTCCGGGAGTACGACACCGCCCGTGACGCCAGTGCAGTCCAGCAGTACCTCGCCGAGGAGATTCCCCGCCACCGCGTCGGCGAGTTGACCGGGCGGTGCGGTGCGCGACTCGACGCGACGATCGGCGAGTACCCAGCGACGGTCGAGTGGGCCGAGATGGAGTCAGGCGACGCGAAGTCGGGCGAGTCGGCGGGGGTGGTGGTCGAAGGAGCCGACGTCGACGACTCGCCCGGAGCAGACGCCCACGAGGAGGCGGACTCGGAGACCGACGCAGACCCGATCCTCGCGGCGGTCGCCGAGAGCGACCCCGGACACCGGACACTGGTTCGGGGGGCGGCACGCGCCGGGATCGGCGGCCTCGACGAGGACGTGGACGTGCTCCGGGCCGCGCTCCGGTGGTACTTCCAGACCCACGACGCGGTCCGCCGGGCCGCGACCGCCAGACAGTACGCGCTGGGGACCATGACGACCGGCTTCGCCTCGGACATGGCCGACGTACAGAAAGGACCCGAGGTCGAGGAACTGCTGTGGAGCCACGGCGTCAGACCGCGTGTCGGCCCCGAACCGAGCGAAGCCGCCGAGCGCGAAGAGCGGGTGATCCTCTCGAAACTGTTCGACGGGATCGCCGCCCCCGACCGCGGCGCGGACGCCGACGACGCGAACTGACGTGGCGAGTCGCCGAGGGCGTCGGCTCCCCGGCGCGAGTCAGGCGTAGTACAGTGCGCCCCACAGCAGCGGGACGATCAGCATCGCCAGCAGCGGCGCGAGGAGGACCGCGACGGCGGAGCCGGCACCGCCGCTGGCGACGAGGAGTGCGGTCGGCACGCCGGCGAAGACGAGGCCGAGACAGAGCGCGGCGACCGCGACCCCACGATCCGACGCTTCCTGTGTCGTGTCGAATCGCGGCAGGTCGAGCGCGTCCACCGCCTGCGCCCCGTCCGTGACCGGACCGAGACGGTACGACGTGCGCTCCTCGCCGAGTCCCGCGTCGAAGGTGACGACGCTCGTCTCGAGTAGTCTGCTCGTCAGTCGTTTCGACACGGCCGGGTCCCGGACCGTCCCGAGGGCACAGGTCCACTGTGGCGCGTCGAGGAGGGTGTCGTGACAGACCAGCGTGTCGCCGTAGCGCCGGTACTCGAGCGTGCCGTACTGGAGATAGTGAGCACTGAGTGTCGTGCCGACGACCGCCAGCAGGAGGGCGACGAGCACCGGCACGAAGGCGACGCCGAACGCGAGCACCCCGAACAGCGCCAGCACGAGCACGGCAGTCACCACGCCTCGGTTCACGAACGTCAGCGCGACCGGGACGACGCCCGACAGCAGGACTGCTCGCGTGTCGGTGCCGACGGTCGTGTCGGGTTCGCCGCTGGGCACGTCGAACTCCGGCGGTGCGTCCCCGGCCTCGGGTCTGCCAAACAGACGATCCAGCAGGGCCGGCGGATCGCGGTCGAGGTGGTCGCGCCAGAAGCCGTACAGTTCGGCGCTCGTCTGCCCGAGGACGACCAGGGCGAGCAACGCCTGCCGCCCGGCGGCCGACTCGCTCGCGACCGCGAGCAGCGGCAACGAGCAGAACAGCACCGAGAACTGTCGAACCGGGACGGCCGCGATGGCGCTGGCCGACGTCTCGCGGTACTGCTCGTCGCCGATGTAGTCGCTCCGAAAGGCGACGAGGTGACCGACCGCGAGTCCCACGCCCGC of the Salinirubrum litoreum genome contains:
- a CDS encoding DUF7344 domain-containing protein yields the protein MLAFLDGSCRARIDYETILSALHDSTDEPLRTTLHHVHLPKLAHTGVVVWDRDDLWIEPGPNYEAATLFRRRLDTARSQTPGVVSQ
- a CDS encoding helix-turn-helix domain-containing protein translates to MTVVAEFRIPAELFAFEQTLAESPSAVIEIERVAAAKEVLTPYFWVSDCALDTFDAVAREDPSVTNLDRLDVFEQAALYRADWTDRIDAVAFAYTDAGAVIVEATGQHGAWELRMRFDDRESLHVFRDYCDRNEIDFTLLRLYDPDADHVGARHGLTEKQADALTTAWNLGYFETPRRATLADVGEALGVSSQSVSQRLRRAHQTWVETALTVTPPDHEPEASI
- a CDS encoding PQQ-binding-like beta-propeller repeat protein, whose amino-acid sequence is MPSRRDLLAGLAGAGLAGTAGCLAADDPFSAGDDATTDWPMARHDPANTAYAPDAVAPRTGVTERWSRDPDADVRTPAVADGTVFTPGMAGLTALDAATGETLWRYAPGEQAWPAPPTVVDGVVYVTMLDEDSVHAVDAETGDDLWTVTGVAAGDVSPHLYGDPFDDADSPLVVGGEDGLVVGLDPATGEERWRLDVFGRVRRLAHRHTGLYVGTTGGAVYAFSTASGDRPHEWWRTKVDSRVDAIVPADNGVVVSTFGGPLTNLRDGHGGTTDWTAERRHARSPPVKASSWVYSAGWDSVSALRVYDKNLQWRAGGDFGSTAPVAAGDTLYVPSQDTIHAYDLAGGTGGGGLTFGAERWSQTLDADFVQGLAVGDGALFVACEARDGGDSLFRLDPA
- a CDS encoding VOC family protein, with amino-acid sequence MNVRTIDHVNLRIPADGVEPAVDFYRDRLGFEIERLDAYRADEQSFFDVRLAPAHVVHLWPTDAFDPPEGEHFDHVALLVDEGIDEIESALEEAGVEVVNRLDAPLGATGEAPAVYVENPFGYRIELKTTVA
- a CDS encoding MBL fold metallo-hydrolase; translation: MATQVTPGLWHVDCTTLDRPNVFLVDDGDLTLIDAGWPADEQTVRAGVRDAGYDLADVDRVLLTHADADHVGTLSRLTPALDAPVFVHRAEAPYVAGEALPPWTARHGIEALHRLYYRRLTLPDLPIHTLADEDTVGGFRVLHTPGHTPGHVAFVHEVLSAVFIGDLAYAVGETLRASGWLTSYDTAQVRASLRSLTARTGPLKHVCPGHGPIPEEGDRRLRALAEG
- a CDS encoding DUF6498-containing protein, coding for MFRPPALPRSARALLLVVVNLAPLVGVILGEWRAETLLLLYGFEGVVTTLVVGLRMLFARRLSTDETGELPTPFGWLRTKRGALRLHPAWPPIYPRNVPYALGLLGGFLYVWAIVGLFALSGLVFDALGTLSVDVALAGVGLAVGHLVAFRSDYIGDEQYRETSASAIAAVPVRQFSVLFCSLPLLAVASESAAGRQALLALVVLGQTSAELYGFWRDHLDRDPPALLDRLFGRPEAGDAPPEFDVPSGEPDTTVGTDTRAVLLSGVVPVALTFVNRGVVTAVLVLALFGVLAFGVAFVPVLVALLLAVVGTTLSAHYLQYGTLEYRRYGDTLVCHDTLLDAPQWTCALGTVRDPAVSKRLTSRLLETSVVTFDAGLGEERTSYRLGPVTDGAQAVDALDLPRFDTTQEASDRGVAVAALCLGLVFAGVPTALLVASGGAGSAVAVLLAPLLAMLIVPLLWGALYYA